A segment of the Ipomoea triloba cultivar NCNSP0323 chromosome 1, ASM357664v1 genome:
CTAATTGTTTAACTAGCATACTCATTAGTCATTAGTAATTActaccttaaaatattttaaaactgtaaaattttatttgtttcaaaattaaaaaattactctTACTAGTTACTAGTTGCAATTTGTAAACTTATTCTTATTTAATGTTATtacattattgattattgatttcttcattttcttgtaataattcttaaattaaatatgtgaGAATAAATATGTAAGCTTGTAAAGCtaatttagaaacaaaacataatttaaatgagtcaatattattttaaatatttttctatttttatttttattttttatggcTATGCAATAGGTCGATCTGGTCTAAAAAATAAACGAGTCAATGGTAGGTGAATTCATACTCGCCTATTTGATACCTCCTTCCACACTACTCCTTAGATGtgaaaaatgattaaatataaaatggtagtatttaatatattctaaagaaaatttaacaCTGTAAGAGTAATTgtgtcaaataaaaataatagtataatatttgTAGTGCAATGTATAAAttaataagcataaaaataaaaatataaatcaatgtAGTCTCTTCCTCTCATTTTGTGTTTGATTcgattaacgagacttgactgatgttatttataatcaattttttataatataaagtttaatattagtatacaaaatttatatatttagaaaatacactaaaagtactattaaacacaaaaaataaatttaaaaataaataaaaaatactaaagaaaataaataaagaagaaagagttgatttgatcGAGTATTTGACCAATGGATAGTAAGTAtgacataaaatgagacagatggaGTATTGATTTGAATTTACCTTCttttaaaggcaaaaacttgtgtgagaccgtctcacgtgTCTCAATCTTTGAAACGGGTTGGATATTCAATTAATGAGGTTAAAGATCCGGcccattaataaaaaatttgacctattaattaaagatccgacACACATCATGAAttgtaggcaaattattgcatggaccatggtccacacaactgtgtggaccaacaataaaagtacattatttttatactgaaggtgcattatttttgtactgtaggtatattgtttgacaatatatattaaataatgtaccttcagtacaaaaataatgtaccctaaaataatgtacctacaatataaaaataatgtaccttcagtacaaaaataatgtactttttatttttgctccacacagctgtgtggaccatgatctatgcaataatgattgcgaattgagacccgtgagactaCCTCACACAAGTATTTTTTCTAAGATTTAAGATTTAGATATGaaatcaatttttttgcatGTGTGGATGAGAGCATGCAAGCGCACGTGTGCGCACATGtaattattgttgcaattaaTTGGtcaatcatatatatgtattggcAGTATTGTTCCTAGATTGCTATATATATTGGGTCATGGCATTTATGGGTGACACCAACATAtaaaaacacattattattattattattattattattattattattattattattattattattgactaaAATCACTCACTAATTAATGTGACattgtttataaatataaaataaaaaatctctttattttcattacCATCAATCTTTCTAGTTAAAAAGAAagagccaatgaccttgtggtcttcTAGTGACACAAAGTCACTCTCTCAAATGGAAACTGGAAAGTCATGGGTTTGAGTCCGaacaatattgactcttttagttttaatagattgagaaagtatatataaacaaatactacattgtaaaagaGTGAgtgtgaattataaatatttcaaaaaaaatattaattaaaattttttgagtataaatttgaaaaatactCAAACGCgaatttaaatgtaatatttttttcttggtAAATCTACCGGGTCTTTGTCCGTCCGTTAAACGGTCCGAGTCCACCCGCGTTCACTCCGAgagaatgtaatatttttttcttggtAAATCTACCGGGTCTTTGTCCGTCCATTAAACGGTCCGAGTCCACCCGCATTCACTCCGAGAGGCACAGAAGCTAGCCTAGGCGGAAtcatcacttgtgggaatcgaacccgagttctctcgaaattcttccccacaaagagagctcatttaCCACTTGTGCTACACCATTGggttaaatttaaatataataatgatacataacaaatgatttttcaaagaGATCGATGGAATAACCCAATGGGTTAACTCAAGTGGCAAttgagctctctttgtgaggaagAATTCCGGGAGAACTCgagttcgattcccacaagtgatgattccccttgggccagctcctgtgcccCGTGACtctaccaaaagaaaaaaaaaaaagagatcgATGGAATATAGCAACACCTAACGTATTTACAGCCTTAATTTGGAACTATGAATCAATACCACATATTCGATCCATTCTTATATCATGAATGGAGTCCCCACGACACAAGTCGTAATTCTAAGACTGGTAGGCGTACAGCAAAGAAATAAATGTGCAATTTAAAGATGGCATATTCTATGGATAATATTAATTCATACATCTAACATGCCAATCCAACCCCACAACGTAACTATGTATGTATTATTTGGAATTGACAATCTAACAGCCGATAATACATGCATGCATTCGGTATCTTTCAAATACTAATCAATCCTCTTCTTACTGCGTACTTTCTTGCTGCCAACCTCCATctacttataagttataaacaACGCTCACTATTTGACGAGACATATTCTTAATTTCGACAATCTTTTGATAAATCagaaaataatgtaaaataaaatttaaaaaatttaaagtgaGGATTGATATGGGTTCAAGTGAAAACATGTGGCTCGGTAAAAAGCGAGAATTGATATGGgttcaagtgaaaataggtCTCGAGGTAAAAAAGTGAGAAATGATAAGTCCATCCATTTGGATAGATCAAATTTTGGTGGTTGTtgaaaaataaggagaaaagGAGTATGTTAgctttataaatattgcaaacttaaaagtgtgcaataattaaaaattaactccgccttatttttatactaaaattcTCAACCATTGATAAACTCTAATGGGCGGATGTGATCAGTCCTAAACTGTAGATAGGAATTCAAAGGTTCATATCCAAACATAGGTTTTCACCTGAAACGAACCCTATACATGGGTGtgaactttgattgggatgggattcggacctaagatctttctaatgaaaatcaatgagtaagttaagaataataaatatttaacggaatattccattactaaagtttacatGGACGGAATGCGAGGTATTTAGGAAAAGCAAATGATAtcatataatagagggtaactagggaaaaaaaaatactaaaatcaaaataatatgaaccattcatttcaataaACAATTAGACCAAATTTTTTTAGTTCTTGTTATAGGCATAACATATTGGTTCTTATTAGATTTAGTAGATTAGTAGATATATGTGACACCAGGCCACCTACTCAATTCCATTCTATCCACcctatagtttcattataacaactCTATAGTATCGTTTTAACTACACAGTAAAGTTTTATTTGACATTATGCACAACAATATGTGACACCACCTACTCAGCGTCATTCTATACACCCTAAAGTTTCATTCACCAacattataatatcattttaactacataatagtttcatttgacattatacacaACAATATATGACACCACCTACTCAGTTTCATTCTATACACTCTacatacaatttcatttgaccaacactatagtatcattttaattacactacaatttcatttgacattatacacaACAATATGTATGTGACACTACCTACTCAATTTCATTACATCAATACTATAGTATCACTTTAACTacattacattttcatttgacattatacataaCAATATGTGATACCATCTACTCAGTTTCAATTCATTCTATACACCTTTCATTTTCATTCAaccaacactaaagtatcattttaatcacactacagtttcatttgacaatatagatatatagtattGTTAAGATATTACAATCATCTCATATGTTTCGGAATGATTTCTGACTGCATTTATGTCCGAATGGAAGCTTAAGCATAATGAaagaaattgtaaaataaattaaatttttagacaTGAATTCTAACTGCATTTATGTCTGCTGGATAACAATGTTATCACCTTTAATGAAGCTTTTGGTTGGTTATAATGATGTCGGAATGAAAAGCTTAGCTTGTTGTTGCGGCGAAACTggtagacaaaaaaaaaaagtcctgGATAGGAGTAGAAACTGTGCCGGATGCTGCAAATACTCTCGGATACGAGTACAAATACGGATATACACTAGGCCAGAGACCGGTCGGGGGTCCTCCACTGGTCTATTTGTTGATTTAATGAGTTAGGTCAAGCGAGTGTGTTGAGGTTAGACGCTCTAGCTTAGAGTGTAGAAATGGTAGTTGGAACAGCCCCCAAAGTCCTCCTCTCTGTAATAAGTGCGATATTTATAGCTAAGGATAGGGAACAAGTTCCAACCTTCCAGCATGACAGACACGTGAAATCCATGCACAGGTGTTAATCGGGGCAGAAGAAGAACCGCATACGTACTCTAGATGCTCCTAAAAATACGAAATATGGTCGTTGGGATTAAGGTCTGCAAGCCAGACCCTATCTGAATAGGCCGGGCCGGTAAGTACGATAAAGGGGTCCACGCAAAAGCTAAGCGCATAAACTCGACACTTAAGATAGTCGGGAAAGGTTTCAAATGGGTTGGTGCAGGTTGGGTACACGGATCCCAGGGAATAGTTTCCATTAGTGccttttgcttttatattaaaGAAGGACACACAATTGGACTTAAGAAACGACCGACATTTCCTTTTACTTGAAAAATCGGTGGCATTTTTGGGCCATGGTCTATGTTGTTATAACAATTACTCTATCTCCAAGTATGTCTAATTAAATAGGCCCAATAAGATGAGGATGACTATGAGGCCATTAGGCCAAGCTAGCCCATCTGAGCCGAGCTTCGACTTtgtgggttgttatgccgtggaaggtgaacctgggtctacattcacatacactatactctacattcacacattataggattatatgtttagtaactatattaccactgttatgcattcacacattcaaaactctatattcacaggtcctatactccatattcacaacttgagaactccacattcacacattacaaggctacaagttgctagaactttaactctattacagattcacacatgcataactctacatttacgatttctatacttcatattcacaatttgaaacatccacattcacacatttctgggcaactctacattcacacaatcataaatctacattcacgatttctatactctaccttcacactttgaaacctctacattcacacatttttggacaactctatattcaacaatatgtttactaattaaaaaaaaaaaaaaagagacaaaaacgacgtagttttggacccaggtccaccttgcaaggtggacctgggtccacagcataatttgcccgaCTTTGTGCTTTTCCTTCTTCAAATCAAacgttaattttaattttgaactcTTATCCAATTACTCCATCAAATATGTGTGTAAATAGTAGAATTGGCCaatctttaattaattggtCAATTTTCAAGGCTCCTGCATATCCATTGCGTTCATGCATATATATCATCGTacctaaaaatataattttagaataacatttggagaaaattataattagatGAAAGATTGAATGTATAGTTGGAACAATGTGCTAAATTAACGTGTAAAGTGATTATTTTgtgatataatttttaatgaaatatacTATCGATTCAGTGTTAGAGAAAGTTCTCTCTGACAAtcggaaatacaagaaattggaaaaacgaaaacaaaaacaaacagtaataatccacgtaggattgaAAATTACACGGAAATAATCCACAAAGGATTAGAAGATACGAGCAAGGTGAACTGTATGGCCttcggggtggttggaagcacgagtcgtgttgtcactatccttaaaaccttatttgccgcTTCCCGAGGTGCTGGAACGTTACGGCCTAGGTATtcgtgtgttcttggtgtgtcTTTTTCAAACCTGCTGttcacaacgaatatataggatggaatctggcatttaattaattcccattcgtaacctccaatcatattaattccgtaatattaagagtcatttctgaacggatGCACCAAATTCGCTgttcgagacatcgttcatACCTTCGAGACATAGTTCGTGCCGCGAGACGTGCTGGCTTCGAGACATCAGattggtccgcgagacatcggccggaatctggcatttaattaattcccattcgtaacctccaatcatattaattccgtaatattaggagtcatttctgaacggcCGCACCGTAATattaagagtcatttctgaacggacGCACCAAATTCGCTGTTCGAGACATCATTCATACCTTCGAGACATCAGattggtccgcgagacatcgaacgCGCGTGCCGAACcgaaaatatggcataacttagcccgcaaaaccgaaaatatggcataacttagcccgcaaggcctgCCAATTTTTCAGACGACATGCgtcccgcaggtgccggcgcacacgagttcaagccccCCTGCGCGCAaaagagagcatctatgctatacaagttacttagttATAAAAAgtcccttgtatatatagtggtgcaaaagttcattccaaaccaatgtgggacaaactacataagcttttccacacttgaattccatctcaaatgggtctactttgagaatcaatttctcattcacccattatccattttgagcgtataatatatcgatctcttcgtctaagaacgaagaacccgaatccactttgacccgacccaaaatcggaagtggaccgacatatatttataccacaaaatggccacttaaaatgccatttttagtgctattttccaACATTCAGTTCGGTTAAAGTGAATTTAAATTCTCAAAAtgatgaattttatatattatacgttCAAAATGGAGAATGAAGAATGTGAGTTTCAAATTGCTTCACGGGATGAAGTTTGTGCATGATGCTAAGTGAAGCTTGTACATGCATGGCCGCCACTTGTCCTTCTTGACGCTCATCATCTGCCAGCTCGCCTGGGGAAAAGAATGAGATATGAGGTTTCATGCCCCCATTTCGcaaatttctaatggaaaatattttcggTGAGAAATTGATCTGACTGGATCACTTCCTAATTCTTAAAGTTTTCACTTTGCATCAACACGTGAATAGAGAGGGTGTTACAGAGATGGAAGCGATCAGCAGAGTTCCGGAGCAAAACAGGCGGGTGATGGTAGCTATGGACGATAGCGAGGAGAGCTTCTACGCTCTCAACTGGGCTCTAGACAACGTCTTCAAAAATGGCCCATcccatgaagaagaagaagaagaacacagTGGCGTCATCACTCTGGTTAATGTCCGACCTCCTTTCCAGCCCTTCGTCTACCCTACCGGTCCAGGTAAAAATCTTTAAACCCGTACTATACTCAAACTAATTTTCATTCACACCGAGCCGAACtgattgatattttatataagaAAAAGTTCAAACTCTCAATCTCTGGGACGGAGAGTTCATTATCACTTACGCTAACCAAACTGGTTAGGTAAGGGACATATATAATACATGATAATCTCATGCATTATTGCATAAACATTATTTACTAAATTTATCGGATAAAGGTGTGCATCACATATATGGTGTTGTAGTTGTTTTCGCGACGTCTACGGTGATTGATACATACAGAAAATCCCAGCAGCAGATGGCCAAAGTAGTCCTTTCTAAAGCGTTGCAAATGTGCAAGGAAAAGATGGTATATATTTATGCTGCTTTCTTCCCATTTTCTAAGAGGTCAAAGTTTCAAATGTTATATTAAAGAAGGATTAGGTATATATTCGTAAgatgtttgtttttctttttttaggtTAAAGCAGAAACTTTGGTTGTGGAAGGGGATCCCAAGGACAAAATTTGTCAAGCTGCTGAGGAAATGCGCGTTGATCTTCTTGTTGTGGGCAGTCGTGGGCTTGGCAACATTACAAGGTAATAATGCACGTCTATCTCATCTATGAAATCCCTAAGTACAATTGTGGATATATATCATGGGCTCTTTGGTAGAGCTTAAATTATTACAGAGctagtttatagtttattataagcttaaaataagttataagaaCAACTACAATAGGGGTTTTTACTCAgtttgtgagaaaaaaaaaacttaacttgTGATTTTTTAATTGAGGGGAGAGGTGATTTTTGTGGGCTCTTATTCCtgcaaatgtaatttttttttcaaggcTTTGAGAAGGAATGGGAAAATTTAGCTTGCAGGTGCGAGTTCAACGCACCTACTATGCCAGCTAGGTGCGTAAATAGGCTATTTTTGCCAGCTAGGCGCGTAAATaagctattttttaattttttaattttacatttttactttttgattCTCCGGTTTTTTACCCTTGCTTTCTTATCTCCTCATCCCTTCTGGCCTCTCTGGCCTATATGAATATGACAAAAACCTCATAAAATCCTCTCTAAGCTCTGTGTGGTAAaatgaaagtttaaaataaatcttattttgaaacgttatTCTAAATAGCGTTTTAAAATAAGTTCCtgaatttttaacattttttctatttttttttatctatattatattaatttataagaatGAATGACACCAACTATCGTTCAATCACAATATCTTAGTTATGTTGTTTAATTCATTTCTATGGCCTTGCTACTTGATGGTGCCTTTGATGGTGTGCAATATATGGTTGGCACAGGGCATTTCTGGGAAGCGTGAGCGATTATTGTGCACATTACGCCCACTGCCCAGTTCTCATTGTAAAGCCGACGCCCAAAGAATCCCCACGAGTAGCACCCTAGAAGGCAAAAAATCTTGCAAATATGCATGGCTGTACTTTAATCAATAAAAGTTAGGGTTTATGCATGTTGCCATGCAATAGCAACTAGCACCTTTCtatcagttcttatatcgtggaccgcggtccacaatgcattgtggactgcggtcccaaaacgacgtcgttttattaAGTGGGAGATAGAGCCCCGTAATTGACAttacagttcattccaaaagatactgccttacatttgttttgatattatcgaatgaaactgtagttatatcaaaatgtaactgtagttgtgttgaaaagtaactgcagtgtatatgaaaagatactgaataacagtttcacatttgtgtttgatattatcgaatgaaactgtagttatatcaaaatgtaactgtagttgtgttgaagtgtaactgcagtgtatatgaacatatactgaataacagtttcacttttgtgtttttatattatcgaatgaaactgtagttatatcaaaatgtaactgcagttgtgttgaaaggtaactgcagttgtgttgaaatgtaactgaagttgtgttgaaatgtaactgcagtatatatgaaaagaaagtgagtggcgcgaattcatccgtctgttttcattaatcaaaacgacgtcgttttgggaccgcggtccacaatgcattgtggatcacggtccacgatataatttgcgccttTCTATGATCCGCCATTTACCAAATATCATATGACTGCAGTTGAATCCTAaactaatataatcaattaCTATCTACACAGAAAATATtagaaaacttaaaataatcttaaataaattaaaatttgaatctATTTTATTCCGGCTCAGTCATATTATTTTATAGGCCCAGGCTATGTAAAACAGATAGGCCCTTACCTTAAGCtaacatatatatgaaatacctaaaatttaaattacatatatatgaaatacctaaaatttaaattacataaaaggaaaaaaatatcaatgtcaaatactaaaataagatttacaaaatttttgataatttgaaatacaaataataatcatgaaaaatttcaaaataatcaataaccgTATAGTATTAGTGGcttcttaaataaataattatagtttataaaaataaataaaaatttaaaatcaaataatcttataaataataattaatatttttataataataaataataaattaattattattattaaggaatTAAGAGCATGGATCAATGTATGGTATCTTGGATACCAGAGATAGGtcaaatac
Coding sequences within it:
- the LOC116010824 gene encoding universal stress protein A-like protein, with translation MEAISRVPEQNRRVMVAMDDSEESFYALNWALDNVFKNGPSHEEEEEEHSGVITLVNVRPPFQPFVYPTGPGVHHIYGVVVVFATSTVIDTYRKSQQQMAKVVLSKALQMCKEKMVKAETLVVEGDPKDKICQAAEEMRVDLLVVGSRGLGNITRAFLGSVSDYCAHYAHCPVLIVKPTPKESPRVAP